Proteins encoded by one window of Streptomyces sp. LX-29:
- the nuoN gene encoding NADH-quinone oxidoreductase subunit NuoN translates to MTSASLVHSLWTTAAEPPDKIPSPDIEYGQLSPTLIVLGAALVGVLIEALLPRRHRYAAQLFTSVVALAAAFAAVLGLAVGDYGTTKAGVTAMGAIAVDGPALFLQGTVLLVALVAVFTFAERRLDPVEHGNRVDSFAAQAAAVPGGEAEQAAVKAGFTTTEVFPLLLFAVGGMLIFPAANDLLTLFVALEVFSLPLYILCALARRHRMLSQEAAVKYFLLGAFSSAFLLFGIALLYGYAGTVGYAGIADVVDGEVTRLDPALAQTMGNDALLLIGGAMVLMGLLFKIGAVPFHMWTPDVYQGAPTPVTGFMASATKVAAFGALLRLLYVVLPGLRWDWRPVMWGVAILTMLGGAIVAVTQTDVKRLLAYSSIAHAGFILAGVIATTPDGISSALFYLAAYSFVTLGAFAVVTLVRDAGGEATHLSKWAGLGRRSPLVAAVFAVFLLAFAGIPLTSGFAGKFAVFKAAAEGGAGALVVVGVVSSAIAAFFYIRVIVLMFFSEPRADGPSVAVPSALTSSAIAAGVVVTLVLGVAPQYFLDLASSAGVFVR, encoded by the coding sequence GTGACCAGCGCTTCGCTTGTCCACAGCCTGTGGACGACGGCGGCGGAACCGCCGGACAAGATCCCGTCGCCGGACATCGAGTACGGCCAGCTGTCCCCGACGCTGATCGTCCTCGGTGCCGCGCTGGTCGGCGTCCTCATCGAGGCGCTGCTGCCGCGCCGGCACCGCTACGCCGCCCAGTTGTTCACCTCCGTGGTGGCGCTGGCCGCCGCCTTCGCGGCCGTCCTGGGCCTGGCGGTGGGTGACTACGGCACCACCAAGGCCGGGGTCACCGCGATGGGCGCCATCGCCGTCGACGGCCCCGCGCTCTTCCTCCAGGGGACCGTTCTGCTGGTCGCGCTGGTGGCGGTGTTCACCTTCGCCGAGCGGCGGTTGGACCCCGTGGAGCACGGCAACCGGGTCGACTCCTTCGCCGCGCAGGCGGCCGCGGTGCCGGGTGGCGAGGCCGAACAGGCCGCGGTCAAGGCGGGGTTCACCACCACCGAGGTCTTCCCGCTGCTGCTGTTCGCGGTGGGCGGGATGCTCATCTTCCCCGCGGCCAACGACCTGTTGACGCTCTTCGTGGCGCTGGAGGTCTTCTCCCTGCCGCTGTACATCCTGTGTGCGCTCGCCCGCCGGCACCGGATGCTCTCCCAGGAGGCCGCGGTCAAGTACTTCCTGCTGGGTGCCTTCTCCTCCGCCTTCCTGCTCTTCGGTATCGCACTGCTGTACGGCTACGCGGGCACCGTCGGCTACGCGGGCATCGCGGACGTCGTCGACGGCGAGGTGACCCGACTCGACCCGGCGCTGGCCCAGACCATGGGCAACGACGCGCTGCTGCTGATCGGCGGCGCCATGGTGCTGATGGGTCTGCTGTTCAAGATCGGCGCCGTGCCCTTCCACATGTGGACGCCCGACGTCTACCAGGGCGCCCCCACCCCCGTCACCGGCTTCATGGCGTCGGCCACCAAGGTCGCCGCCTTCGGCGCGCTGCTGCGGCTGCTGTACGTGGTGCTGCCGGGGCTGCGCTGGGACTGGCGGCCGGTCATGTGGGGGGTGGCCATCCTCACCATGCTGGGCGGTGCGATCGTCGCGGTCACCCAGACCGATGTGAAGCGGCTGCTGGCCTACTCCTCGATCGCCCACGCCGGCTTCATCCTGGCGGGCGTCATCGCCACCACCCCCGACGGCATCTCCTCGGCCCTCTTCTACCTCGCCGCCTACTCCTTCGTGACGCTCGGCGCGTTCGCCGTGGTCACCCTGGTGCGCGACGCGGGCGGCGAGGCCACGCACCTGTCGAAGTGGGCCGGGCTGGGTCGACGCTCCCCCCTGGTGGCAGCCGTGTTCGCGGTCTTCCTCCTGGCCTTCGCGGGCATCCCGCTCACCAGCGGCTTCGCCGGCAAGTTCGCGGTCTTCAAGGCGGCGGCGGAGGGCGGCGCGGGCGCCCTGGTGGTGGTCGGCGTCGTCTCCTCCGCCATCGCCGCCTTCTTCTACATCCGCGTGATCGTCCTGATGTTCTTCAGCGAGCCCCGGGCCGACGGTCCGTCGGTCGCCGTGCCCAGCGCGCTGACCTCGTCCGCGATCGCCGCGGGCGTCGTGGTGACCCTGGTTCTGGGCGTCGCCCCGCAGTACTTCCTGGACCTCGCGAGCAGCGCCGGGGTCTTCGTCCGCTGA
- a CDS encoding NADH-quinone oxidoreductase subunit M has product MSFPLLTAMAAVPAIGAIVTAAVPAAKRSAAKWTALLFSLATLALAAVALVRFEPGGAQYQLTESHAWIEDFGVRYELGVDGIAVVLVALTAVLIPFVILAGWHDADPLESDGGSGTERPDRRWRPTQGFFALILMVEAMVVISFEATDVFLFYIFFEAMLIPMYFLIGGFGDRAGGRSAEESATQRSYAAVKFLLYNLAGGLIMLAAVVGLYAVTADDLGTGTFSLQQIAEARADGRLDFATSTERLLFLGFFFAFAVKAPLWPLHTWLPNAMGESTAPIAVLITAVVDKVGTFAMLRYCLQLFPEASTWATPVVLVLAVISIIYGALLAVGQRDIKRLIAYASISHFGFIILGIFAMTSQGQGGATLYMVNHGVSTAALMLVAGFLITRRGSRLIADYGGVQKVAPVLAGTFLIGGLATLSLPGLAPFVSEFLVLVGTFSRYPALGVIASAGIILAALYVLVLYQRTMTGPVKDEVRGMPDLRPRELVVVAPLIALLIFLGVYPKPVTDIVDPAVDHTLSVVDEKDPEPDHPVTVDAGWFGYRPQGDHASGGAK; this is encoded by the coding sequence ATGTCATTTCCCCTGCTGACGGCCATGGCCGCGGTGCCCGCGATCGGAGCGATCGTCACCGCCGCCGTGCCCGCCGCCAAGCGCTCCGCGGCCAAGTGGACCGCGCTGCTCTTCTCGCTGGCCACCCTGGCGTTGGCCGCGGTGGCGCTGGTCCGCTTCGAACCCGGCGGCGCGCAGTACCAGCTCACCGAGTCGCACGCCTGGATCGAGGACTTCGGCGTGCGGTACGAGCTGGGGGTGGACGGCATCGCGGTGGTGCTCGTGGCGCTGACCGCCGTGCTCATCCCCTTCGTCATCCTGGCCGGCTGGCACGACGCCGATCCGCTGGAGAGCGACGGCGGCTCCGGGACGGAGCGGCCGGACCGCCGCTGGCGCCCCACCCAGGGGTTCTTCGCGCTGATCCTGATGGTCGAGGCGATGGTGGTGATCTCCTTCGAGGCCACCGACGTCTTCCTCTTCTACATCTTCTTCGAAGCCATGCTCATCCCGATGTACTTCCTCATCGGCGGCTTCGGAGACCGGGCCGGCGGCCGGTCCGCGGAGGAGTCGGCCACCCAGCGCTCCTACGCCGCGGTGAAGTTCCTGCTCTACAACCTGGCCGGCGGTCTGATCATGCTGGCCGCCGTGGTGGGGCTGTACGCGGTGACCGCGGACGACCTCGGCACCGGCACGTTCTCGCTCCAGCAGATCGCCGAGGCGCGCGCCGACGGCCGGCTCGACTTCGCCACCAGCACCGAGCGGCTGCTCTTCCTCGGCTTCTTCTTCGCCTTCGCGGTCAAGGCGCCGCTGTGGCCGCTGCACACCTGGCTGCCCAACGCGATGGGCGAGTCGACCGCCCCCATCGCCGTCCTGATCACGGCGGTCGTCGACAAGGTCGGCACCTTCGCGATGCTCCGCTACTGCCTCCAGCTCTTCCCGGAGGCCAGCACCTGGGCCACACCGGTGGTCCTCGTACTGGCGGTGATCAGCATCATCTACGGCGCGCTGCTGGCCGTCGGGCAGCGCGACATCAAGCGTCTGATCGCCTACGCGTCGATCTCGCACTTCGGCTTCATCATCCTGGGCATCTTCGCGATGACCAGCCAGGGCCAGGGCGGCGCGACCCTCTACATGGTCAACCACGGTGTGTCGACGGCGGCGTTGATGCTCGTGGCCGGGTTCCTGATCACGCGGCGCGGCTCGCGTCTGATCGCGGACTACGGCGGGGTGCAGAAGGTGGCCCCGGTGCTCGCCGGCACCTTTCTGATCGGCGGTCTGGCCACCCTCTCGCTGCCCGGACTGGCCCCCTTCGTCAGTGAGTTCCTGGTGCTGGTGGGCACGTTCAGCCGCTATCCGGCGCTCGGTGTCATCGCCAGCGCGGGGATCATCCTCGCGGCGCTGTATGTGCTGGTGCTCTACCAGCGGACCATGACCGGCCCGGTCAAGGACGAGGTGCGCGGGATGCCCGACCTGCGGCCCCGTGAACTCGTGGTGGTGGCGCCGCTGATCGCGTTGCTGATCTTCCTCGGCGTCTATCCGAAGCCGGTGACCGACATCGTCGATCCGGCCGTGGACCACACGCTGTCGGTGGTGGACGAGAAGGACCCCGAACCGGATCACCCCGTCACGGTCGACGCGGGCTGGTTCGGCTATCGCCCCCAGGGTGACCACGCTTCCGGAGGTGCCAAGTGA
- the nuoL gene encoding NADH-quinone oxidoreductase subunit L, whose product MENLIGLLVAAPLLGAAVLLCGGRRLDRTGHWIGCAFAAVSFAIGVVLFADLLGRDEHDRTLHTTVYSWIPVDGFQADVGFQLDQLSMTFVLLITGVGTLIHIYSIGYMEHDERRRRFFGYLNLFLAAMLLLVLADNYLLLYVGWEGVGLASYLLIGFWQHKPSAATAAKKAFIVNRVGDVGLSIAIMLMFTTFGTFAFAPVLSSAEQAGEGKLTAIGLMLLLAACGKSAQVPLQSWLGDAMEGPTPVSALIHAATMVTAGVYLITRSGAIFNAAPDAQTAVVTVGAVTLLFGAIVGCAKDDIKKALAGSTMSQIGYMILAAGLGPIGYAFAIMHLVTHGFFKAGLFLGAGSVMHGMNDEVDMRKYGGLRTYLPITFVTFGLGYLAIIGFPGLSGFWSKDKIIEAAFAKGGTEGWILGAATLLGAAITAYYMTRVMLLTFFGERRWDPAEYHPHEAPKSMTIPMIVLAVGSVFAGGLFSLNDAFVTWLEPVTGYSHGDSPLSAATVTGATMVVLAIGVAFAWAQYGRRPVPRTAPRGSLLTRAARRDLLQDDFNHVVLVKPGEYLTRGLVYVDHTLVDGVVNGTAAGVGGLSGRLRRLQNGYARSYAVSMFGGTAVLIAATLLMRAV is encoded by the coding sequence GTGGAGAACCTCATCGGATTGCTCGTCGCGGCCCCGCTGCTCGGCGCGGCCGTGCTGCTGTGCGGCGGCCGGAGACTCGACCGCACGGGGCACTGGATCGGCTGCGCGTTCGCGGCCGTCTCCTTTGCGATCGGCGTGGTGCTCTTCGCCGACCTGCTCGGCCGCGACGAGCACGACCGGACCCTGCACACCACGGTGTACAGCTGGATCCCGGTCGACGGCTTCCAGGCGGACGTCGGCTTCCAACTCGACCAGCTGTCGATGACCTTCGTGCTGCTGATCACCGGTGTGGGGACGCTGATCCACATCTACTCGATCGGCTACATGGAGCACGACGAGCGCCGGCGCCGCTTCTTCGGCTACCTCAACCTCTTCCTCGCGGCGATGCTGCTGTTGGTCCTCGCCGACAACTACCTGCTGCTGTACGTGGGCTGGGAGGGCGTCGGCCTCGCCTCGTACCTGCTCATCGGGTTCTGGCAGCACAAGCCGTCGGCGGCCACCGCGGCCAAGAAGGCGTTCATCGTCAACCGGGTGGGTGACGTCGGTCTGTCCATCGCGATCATGCTGATGTTCACCACCTTCGGGACCTTCGCCTTCGCCCCGGTGCTCTCCTCGGCCGAGCAGGCCGGCGAGGGCAAGCTGACCGCGATCGGGCTGATGCTGCTGCTGGCGGCCTGCGGCAAGTCGGCGCAGGTGCCGCTGCAGTCCTGGCTCGGGGACGCGATGGAGGGCCCCACCCCGGTCTCGGCCCTCATCCACGCCGCGACCATGGTCACCGCCGGCGTCTACCTCATCACCCGCTCCGGCGCGATCTTCAACGCGGCGCCCGACGCACAGACCGCGGTGGTCACGGTGGGCGCGGTGACGCTGCTCTTCGGTGCGATCGTCGGTTGCGCCAAGGACGACATCAAGAAGGCGCTGGCCGGCTCGACCATGTCGCAGATCGGCTACATGATCCTGGCCGCCGGGCTCGGACCGATCGGCTACGCCTTCGCGATCATGCATCTGGTCACCCACGGCTTCTTCAAGGCCGGGCTGTTCCTCGGCGCCGGATCGGTGATGCACGGCATGAACGACGAGGTCGACATGCGGAAGTACGGCGGCCTGCGGACGTATCTGCCGATCACCTTCGTCACCTTCGGCCTCGGCTACCTCGCCATCATCGGCTTCCCGGGGCTGTCCGGCTTCTGGTCCAAGGACAAGATCATCGAGGCGGCCTTCGCCAAGGGCGGCACCGAGGGCTGGATCCTGGGCGCGGCGACACTGCTGGGCGCGGCCATCACCGCGTACTACATGACCCGCGTCATGCTGCTGACCTTCTTCGGCGAGCGGCGCTGGGACCCGGCGGAGTACCACCCGCACGAGGCCCCGAAGTCCATGACCATCCCGATGATCGTGCTGGCCGTCGGCTCCGTCTTCGCGGGTGGGCTGTTCAGCCTCAACGACGCGTTCGTGACATGGCTGGAGCCGGTCACCGGGTACAGCCACGGGGACTCCCCGCTCAGCGCCGCCACCGTCACCGGCGCCACCATGGTGGTGCTGGCGATCGGCGTGGCCTTCGCCTGGGCGCAGTACGGGCGGCGCCCGGTGCCGCGCACCGCGCCGCGCGGCAGCCTGCTCACCCGGGCGGCCCGGCGCGATCTGCTGCAGGACGACTTCAACCACGTCGTCCTGGTCAAGCCCGGCGAGTACCTCACCCGCGGTCTGGTCTATGTGGACCACACCCTGGTCGACGGCGTCGTCAACGGCACCGCGGCCGGCGTCGGCGGCCTCTCCGGGCGGCTGCGACGGCTCCAGAACGGCTACGCCCGCTCATACGCGGTCTCGATGTTCGGCGGTACGGCGGTGCTCATCGCCGCGACCCTGCTGATGAGGGCGGTCTGA